From a region of the Mycobacterium intracellulare ATCC 13950 genome:
- the eccE gene encoding type VII secretion protein EccE, which produces MRPNLTGFSRGSNRRVVGVWVVFVLALASWLLAGYIGAAVAVVVGIALVFVRWWGQPAWSWAVLWRRGRRPIDWSAPITVANNRSGGGVRVQDGVAVVAVQLLGRAHRATMVTGSVTVETENVLDVVELVPMLRQALGLQLDSISVVSIGSRHGTVGDYPRVYDSEIGTPPYAGRRETWLIMRLAVLDNAHALVWRTTVGAAAISVAQRIAGLLRCEGLRAKVANATDLIELDRRLGWDAVSGPAQRWKAIRGEAGWLTTYAYPPEAITSRHLSQAWTLRADEVIQNITVYPDGQCTATITVRTPTPAPTPPSVILRRLNGEQAAAASANMCGPRPHLRGIRRSPLPAELVTEIGPSGVLIGKLSNGDRLLVPVTDAGELSRVFVAADDPIAKRIVIRTAGAGERVCVHTRDMARWVSVRMPEISVVNGSRPAPRTTVSVVEYAARRGRDGNGAPDGGGTDIRDAAISPTPRPATVITIAPAGVRLSEGQRHGFEVIIEQVGPSVVNVSAAGKNWLAEMDMFRAEHRYVSLDPVTMSVGT; this is translated from the coding sequence ATGAGGCCCAACCTCACCGGGTTCAGCCGCGGCAGCAATCGCCGGGTCGTCGGGGTGTGGGTGGTGTTCGTGCTCGCGCTCGCGAGTTGGCTGCTGGCCGGCTACATCGGCGCCGCGGTCGCCGTGGTGGTGGGCATCGCGCTGGTGTTCGTGCGCTGGTGGGGCCAGCCGGCGTGGTCGTGGGCCGTGCTGTGGCGGCGCGGCCGGCGCCCGATCGACTGGTCGGCCCCAATCACCGTGGCCAACAACCGATCCGGTGGCGGCGTGCGCGTGCAGGACGGCGTCGCCGTGGTCGCGGTGCAGCTGCTGGGCAGAGCGCATCGGGCCACCATGGTGACCGGGTCGGTGACCGTCGAGACCGAAAACGTGCTCGACGTCGTCGAACTGGTGCCGATGCTGCGCCAGGCCCTCGGCCTGCAGCTCGACTCGATCAGCGTCGTCAGCATCGGTTCCCGGCACGGCACCGTCGGCGACTATCCGCGGGTGTACGACTCCGAGATCGGCACCCCGCCGTACGCGGGCCGGCGCGAAACGTGGCTGATCATGCGGCTGGCGGTGCTCGACAACGCGCACGCGTTGGTGTGGCGCACGACCGTTGGCGCGGCGGCGATTTCGGTCGCGCAGCGCATCGCGGGCCTGCTGCGCTGTGAAGGCCTGCGGGCCAAGGTGGCCAACGCCACCGATTTGATCGAGCTCGATCGCCGGCTCGGCTGGGACGCGGTGTCGGGACCGGCGCAGCGATGGAAAGCCATCCGCGGGGAAGCGGGCTGGCTGACCACCTATGCGTATCCGCCCGAGGCGATCACGTCGCGCCACCTGTCGCAGGCGTGGACGCTGCGCGCCGACGAGGTCATCCAGAACATCACGGTGTATCCCGACGGGCAGTGCACCGCGACCATCACGGTGCGCACGCCGACACCCGCGCCCACCCCGCCCAGCGTGATCCTGCGCCGGCTCAACGGCGAGCAGGCCGCGGCGGCGTCGGCCAACATGTGCGGACCCCGGCCGCACCTGCGCGGAATCCGGCGCAGCCCGCTGCCCGCCGAGCTGGTCACCGAGATCGGGCCCTCGGGCGTGCTGATCGGGAAACTCAGCAACGGCGACCGGCTGCTGGTGCCGGTCACCGACGCCGGTGAACTGTCGCGCGTATTCGTCGCCGCCGACGACCCGATCGCCAAGCGGATCGTGATCCGCACCGCGGGGGCCGGGGAACGAGTCTGCGTGCACACCCGTGACATGGCGCGCTGGGTCAGCGTGCGGATGCCGGAGATCAGCGTCGTCAACGGCTCGCGCCCGGCACCGCGCACCACCGTCAGTGTGGTGGAATACGCCGCGCGGCGGGGTAGGGACGGCAACGGTGCCCCCGACGGCGGGGGCACCGACATTCGGGACGCCGCGATCTCGCCCACCCCCCGGCCGGCGACGGTGATCACCATCGCGCCCGCGGGCGTCAGGCTCTCCGAGGGGCAGCGCCACGGGTTCGAGGTGATCATCGAGCAAGTAGGGCCCTCGGTGGTGAATGTCAGTGCCGCGGGGAAGAATTGGCTTGCCGAGATGGACATGTTCCGCGCCGAGCACCGCTACGTCAGCCTGGATCCGGTCACCATGTCGGTCGGCACGTAG
- the mycP2 gene encoding type VII secretion system ESX-2 serine protease mycosin MycP2, translating into MDSPLRTVAALTAALTLVALSANIPAAQAITPPSVDPGMVPPDGPPRPEQPMRRANSCSSPIVVRNPDVAQLAPGFNLLNIAKAWQYSTGNGVPVAVIDTGVTPNPRLPVVPGGDYIMGEDGLMDCDAHGTIVSSIIGAAPQGILPMPRPMPATPAFPPPAGPPPVAGAPPPPVEVPPPMAPPAPPPPVTITQVLPPPPPPPPPPEGGGATAASNGPPDPQTEEEPAVPPLPPGAPDGVVGVAPHATIISIRQSSRAFEPVNPPPGDPNSDEKVKAGTLNSVARAVVHAANMGAKVINISVTACLPAAAPADQRALGAALWYAATAKDAVIVAAAGNDGEAGCNNNPMYDPLDPSDPRDWHQVKVVSAPSWFSDYVLSVGAVDASGAALDKSMSGPWVGVAAPGTHIMGLSPQGGGPVNAYPPSRPGEKNMPFWGTSFSAAYVSGVAALVRAKYPDLSAHQVINRIVQSAHNPPAGVDNKVGYGLVDPVAALTFNIPPGDRMPPGAQSRVITPAAPPPPPDHRARNIAIGFLGVVAAGVLVFAIAARLRRAR; encoded by the coding sequence GTGGATTCGCCACTGAGAACCGTTGCGGCGCTGACCGCCGCCCTGACCCTGGTCGCGTTATCCGCCAATATCCCTGCCGCCCAAGCGATCACACCGCCCTCGGTGGATCCGGGGATGGTGCCCCCCGACGGACCGCCGCGGCCCGAACAGCCGATGCGCCGGGCCAACAGCTGTTCGTCGCCGATCGTCGTGCGAAACCCCGACGTGGCGCAGCTGGCTCCGGGGTTCAACCTGCTCAACATCGCCAAGGCGTGGCAATACAGCACCGGCAACGGGGTGCCCGTCGCGGTGATCGACACCGGGGTGACGCCGAACCCGCGGCTGCCGGTGGTGCCCGGTGGCGACTACATCATGGGCGAGGACGGCCTGATGGACTGCGACGCCCATGGCACCATTGTCAGCTCGATCATCGGCGCTGCGCCGCAAGGGATTTTGCCGATGCCGCGGCCCATGCCGGCCACTCCCGCGTTCCCGCCGCCGGCCGGGCCGCCACCGGTCGCCGGGGCGCCTCCGCCACCGGTCGAGGTGCCGCCCCCGATGGCGCCGCCGGCCCCGCCGCCGCCGGTGACGATCACCCAGGTTCTTCCGCCGCCGCCACCGCCGCCCCCGCCGCCGGAGGGCGGCGGCGCCACCGCCGCATCGAACGGGCCACCCGATCCGCAGACCGAGGAAGAACCCGCGGTGCCGCCGCTTCCCCCGGGGGCGCCCGACGGGGTGGTGGGTGTGGCCCCGCACGCGACGATCATCTCGATCCGGCAATCCTCGCGGGCCTTCGAACCGGTCAACCCGCCGCCGGGGGATCCCAACTCCGACGAGAAGGTCAAGGCCGGCACGCTGAATTCGGTTGCGCGCGCGGTGGTTCATGCCGCCAACATGGGTGCGAAGGTGATCAACATCTCGGTCACTGCGTGCCTGCCCGCGGCGGCCCCGGCCGATCAACGGGCCCTGGGCGCGGCGCTGTGGTACGCGGCCACAGCGAAGGACGCGGTGATCGTGGCGGCGGCCGGCAACGACGGGGAAGCCGGTTGCAACAACAACCCGATGTACGACCCGCTGGACCCGTCGGATCCGCGGGACTGGCATCAGGTCAAGGTCGTCTCGGCGCCGTCGTGGTTCTCCGATTACGTCCTGTCGGTGGGCGCCGTCGATGCCAGTGGCGCCGCCCTGGACAAGAGCATGTCGGGGCCGTGGGTCGGCGTCGCCGCCCCGGGGACGCACATCATGGGTCTCTCGCCCCAGGGCGGCGGGCCGGTCAACGCCTACCCGCCGTCGAGGCCGGGCGAGAAGAACATGCCATTCTGGGGAACCAGCTTCTCGGCGGCCTACGTCAGCGGCGTCGCGGCGCTGGTGCGCGCGAAGTACCCCGACCTGTCCGCGCACCAGGTGATCAACCGGATCGTGCAGTCGGCCCACAATCCGCCCGCCGGGGTCGACAACAAGGTCGGCTACGGGCTGGTGGACCCGGTCGCCGCGTTGACCTTCAACATCCCGCCGGGTGACCGGATGCCGCCGGGCGCGCAGAGCCGGGTCATCACCCCGGCGGCGCCGCCCCCACCGCCGGACCACCGGGCGCGCAACATCGCCATCGGATTCCTGGGGGTGGTGGCCGCCGGCGTGCTCGTGTTCGCGATCGCCGCGCGGTTGCGGAGGGCGCGATGA
- a CDS encoding ESX secretion-associated protein EspG, translating into MLTTTVDGLWVLQAITGVEQTCPELGLRPMLPRLDTPERALGHPAAADLIAAGALDEAGNVDPMIREWLTVLLRRDLGLVVMMGVPGREPTRASINRFATWWVVLERHGEMVRLYPAGTASNESSASELVVGQIERLCGVAEAAPLRPITLDTEQLLNSVRDTASLRAFLLEQRLDADQLQVVLTAADPARSAHANIVALQAGVGPDELARVAVGDATVSIVDTPGGRVCIESVISGQRRYQILSPGSRSDIGGAVQRLIRRLPAGDEWHSYRRVV; encoded by the coding sequence ATGCTGACGACGACGGTCGATGGCCTATGGGTGTTGCAGGCGATCACCGGTGTCGAGCAAACGTGCCCTGAGCTGGGGTTGCGGCCGATGCTGCCGCGGCTGGACACCCCCGAACGCGCGCTGGGCCACCCCGCGGCCGCCGACCTGATCGCCGCCGGCGCCCTCGATGAGGCCGGCAACGTCGACCCGATGATCCGCGAATGGCTCACCGTCCTGCTGCGGCGCGACCTGGGTCTGGTCGTGATGATGGGCGTGCCGGGTCGCGAGCCCACGCGCGCGTCGATCAACCGCTTCGCCACCTGGTGGGTGGTCTTGGAGCGGCACGGTGAGATGGTGCGTCTGTACCCCGCCGGCACGGCCAGCAACGAATCCTCGGCCAGCGAGCTCGTGGTGGGTCAGATCGAGCGGCTGTGCGGCGTGGCCGAGGCGGCGCCGCTGCGGCCGATCACCCTGGACACCGAGCAATTGCTGAACTCGGTGCGCGACACCGCCAGCCTGCGCGCATTCCTGCTCGAACAGCGCCTCGACGCCGACCAGCTTCAGGTGGTTCTCACCGCCGCCGATCCCGCGCGCTCGGCGCACGCGAACATCGTCGCGCTGCAGGCGGGCGTCGGGCCCGACGAACTGGCGCGCGTGGCCGTCGGCGATGCGACGGTGTCGATCGTCGACACCCCCGGGGGCCGCGTGTGCATCGAAAGCGTCATCTCGGGGCAGCGCCGCTACCAGATTCTTTCGCCCGGCTCGCGCAGCGACATCGGCGGAGCGGTGCAACGGCTCATCCGTCGGCTGCCCGCCGGCGACGAGTGGCACTCGTATCGGCGGGTGGTGTGA
- the eccD gene encoding type VII secretion integral membrane protein EccD, whose translation MTSPHKVAFPARCAVNISYEKHLCSQVFPAGIPMEGFFEGMVELFDADLKRKGFDGISLPAGSYELHKINGVRLDINKSLDELGVQDGDTLVLVPRVDGESFEPQYESLSTGLAAMGKWLGRDGGDRMFAPVTPLTAAHTAVAVIAMAVSVVVALTLRARTFTDGPIPAAVAGGVGVLLVIATLVVRTGWRERRDLFSGFAWLAVVSLATAGACAPPGVLGAAHGLIGAVVVILGAVAIGVTARNGWQTAVVTAVVTVCGVLAVVAAVRMFRPASAQVLAVCVLVGLLVLVRMTPLIALWVARVRPPHFGSITGRDLFARREGMPVDTVSPVSEDESEDEDNELTDITARGAAIAASARLVNAVQVGLCVGVSIVLPAAVWGVLTPGRPWAWLALVVAGLVVGIFITQGRGFAAKYQAVALVCGASAAVCAGVVKYAVAGAHDAMAGLLWPVVAVATFAGLGLAAALLVPAMRFRPFIRLTVEWVEVLAFIVLLPAAAALGGLFTWIRH comes from the coding sequence GTGACCTCGCCGCATAAGGTCGCTTTTCCGGCGCGTTGTGCGGTCAACATTTCTTACGAGAAGCATCTGTGTTCCCAAGTCTTCCCCGCCGGAATTCCGATGGAGGGATTCTTCGAGGGAATGGTCGAGCTGTTCGACGCGGACCTGAAGCGCAAAGGTTTTGACGGCATTTCGTTGCCGGCCGGCAGCTACGAACTCCACAAGATCAATGGGGTCCGGCTCGATATCAATAAGAGCCTCGACGAGCTCGGCGTCCAGGACGGCGACACCCTGGTGCTGGTGCCCAGGGTCGACGGGGAGTCGTTCGAACCGCAGTACGAGTCCCTGTCGACGGGCCTGGCCGCGATGGGCAAGTGGCTGGGCCGCGACGGCGGGGATCGGATGTTCGCGCCGGTGACGCCGCTGACGGCCGCGCACACGGCGGTCGCGGTCATCGCGATGGCGGTCTCGGTGGTGGTGGCCCTGACGCTGCGGGCACGGACCTTCACCGACGGCCCGATCCCGGCGGCGGTGGCCGGCGGGGTCGGCGTCCTGTTGGTCATCGCGACCCTGGTGGTGCGAACCGGATGGCGGGAGCGGCGCGATCTGTTCAGCGGGTTCGCCTGGCTCGCGGTGGTCTCGCTGGCCACCGCCGGCGCCTGCGCGCCGCCGGGTGTGCTGGGCGCGGCGCACGGGCTGATCGGCGCCGTGGTGGTGATCCTGGGTGCCGTCGCCATCGGGGTGACGGCACGCAACGGGTGGCAGACCGCGGTGGTCACCGCCGTGGTGACGGTGTGCGGCGTCCTGGCCGTCGTTGCCGCCGTCCGGATGTTCCGCCCCGCCTCGGCGCAGGTATTGGCGGTGTGCGTGTTGGTCGGATTGCTGGTCCTCGTCCGGATGACCCCGCTGATCGCGTTGTGGGTGGCCCGGGTCAGGCCGCCGCACTTCGGGTCGATCACCGGACGGGACCTGTTCGCGCGGCGCGAGGGGATGCCGGTCGACACCGTGTCCCCGGTCAGCGAGGACGAATCCGAGGACGAGGACAACGAACTCACCGACATCACCGCGCGCGGCGCCGCGATCGCCGCCTCGGCGCGCCTGGTCAACGCGGTCCAGGTGGGACTGTGCGTCGGGGTCTCGATCGTGCTGCCCGCCGCGGTCTGGGGGGTCTTGACGCCGGGCCGCCCGTGGGCGTGGTTGGCGCTGGTGGTCGCCGGCCTGGTGGTGGGGATCTTCATCACCCAGGGCCGCGGATTCGCCGCCAAATACCAGGCCGTCGCGCTGGTGTGCGGGGCGTCGGCCGCGGTGTGCGCGGGGGTGGTCAAATACGCCGTCGCCGGGGCCCACGACGCCATGGCGGGATTGCTGTGGCCGGTGGTGGCGGTGGCGACATTCGCCGGACTGGGTTTGGCCGCAGCGCTTTTGGTGCCGGCCATGCGGTTCAGACCGTTCATCCGGTTGACCGTGGAATGGGTGGAAGTGCTCGCATTCATCGTTCTGCTGCCGGCGGCGGCGGCCCTGGGAGGGCTCTTCACGTGGATTCGCCACTGA
- a CDS encoding MinD/ParA family ATP-binding protein translates to MTSPWNDPNMSDEGALRRGDPSGGSNFPDSVSDTMRITDLAAPRKIPPGSGWRKFIYAISFRQINLGESPRERHYRDLQNRIRRHIRRQYVITVVSGKGGVGVTTLTACLGGVFRECRPQNVIAIDAVPGFGTLADRIDDSPPGDYTAIINDTDVQGYADIREHLGQNAIGLDVLAGNRTSDQPRPLVPAMFSGVLSRLRRTHTVMIVDTSPDLEHEVMKPVLENTDTLVFVSGITADRSRPVLRAVDYLRSQGYHELVSRSTVIVNHTDQITDKDALAYLTERFTKVGATVEALPFDPHLAKGGIIDTVHELKKKTRLRLFEITAGLADKYIPDAERAVP, encoded by the coding sequence GTGACGAGCCCTTGGAATGACCCGAATATGTCGGACGAAGGAGCGCTCAGACGGGGGGATCCGTCAGGGGGCAGCAACTTCCCGGATTCGGTATCCGACACGATGCGAATTACCGATCTGGCCGCACCACGAAAGATTCCACCGGGGTCCGGATGGCGTAAATTCATTTACGCCATCTCATTTCGACAAATAAATCTCGGTGAATCGCCCCGAGAACGGCACTACCGTGACTTACAAAACCGCATCCGCCGGCATATTCGACGGCAGTATGTGATCACCGTGGTCTCCGGCAAGGGCGGCGTCGGGGTCACGACGCTCACGGCCTGCCTCGGTGGCGTGTTCCGGGAATGCCGCCCGCAGAACGTGATTGCGATCGACGCCGTCCCCGGATTCGGCACCCTGGCCGACCGCATCGACGACTCCCCGCCTGGCGACTACACCGCGATCATCAACGACACCGATGTCCAGGGCTACGCTGATATCCGAGAACATCTGGGGCAGAACGCAATCGGGCTCGACGTGCTGGCCGGCAACCGGACCTCGGACCAACCCAGGCCGCTGGTGCCGGCGATGTTCTCCGGGGTGCTGTCGCGGCTGCGGCGCACCCACACGGTGATGATCGTCGACACCTCCCCCGATCTCGAACACGAAGTGATGAAGCCGGTATTGGAGAACACCGACACCCTCGTGTTCGTTTCGGGGATCACCGCGGACCGCTCGCGTCCGGTGCTGCGGGCGGTGGATTACCTGCGGTCGCAGGGCTACCACGAGTTGGTCTCGCGCAGCACCGTGATCGTGAACCACACCGACCAGATCACCGACAAGGACGCGCTGGCGTACCTGACCGAGCGGTTCACCAAGGTCGGCGCGACCGTCGAGGCGCTGCCGTTTGATCCGCATCTTGCCAAAGGCGGCATCATCGATACGGTTCACGAGTTGAAGAAAAAGACGCGGTTGCGCCTCTTTGAAATCACCGCGGGGTTGGCCGACAAATACATTCCAGACGCCGAGCGGGCGGTACCGTGA